CAGCAGGGAAGGTTGTGGACAGATTTCTTGCTCAGTGGAAACCAAAGAATTTGTCTGGAGTTACAGATAAAAATGGATACCTTGAGCTCTCTCTTTTTCATGGTGATTACGAAATGAAGATAAGTCACTCTGTCAAAAACAATAGCTCTTTCTCACAACTCCTAAACGTATCTCCCCAAAATCAATCAAACACaataaaacaatttgtaaaGCTTTCTGTGAAGTAATATTACTTTTgcattttatatagttttagtttACAATGTAACTTAATAAAACTTAATGAAAAGTGAAAAGTTCTCAAAttacttttttgttgttgtttgttcaTTGTCTGACTCTTTCACTTTAAGTTACATTCATATTAACGTATTGTCAGTTTTAATAACATAACATTGCCATCAAGAGTATATagttgttataataaaaaaaatagaaataattaaaagtagTACTAGGATTGCAtaacttcaattattttttatcatttcgcCATCTGTAAATGAACTAAAGCTTAATTAATTGAGATAGGTTTTTATTTAGGTTGAATGATTTTAAACATGAAAAgttcttaaataataaatataaaatctaatttgATCTGAGGTAATTACTTATATAAACATGtaattacttatatatattttaaatgagttAAATGGATTTTTCGTACTCAAATTTTACCccaaaaaaattgtatttcattttaaaactaaattatacaGTATTTAGTCCTTACCcgttatgtaaaatataaacaagTGAAGTGTTTTCCATGAGTCAAAAAGAGTTTCAcaataaactataatataacctatatataatttttgttgaaaggatattttacataatttttgtaAAGTGTATGAactaaatactttataatttaatttagaaatgaagtataatttttttttataatagtttagagaaaaaaaagaaacatatttaatcttatttgtAGATAACGTgagatttaaaagaaatatgcttattttttataaaccaaatataattttataaaaagaaagataatttaaaaagacaattttttattgtatattctGAATACTAGTTTCTTTATTATATGCATTATAAATatggttaaatatttttttaatttttaaagtttaatgtaaaattataatttgtttatggtACTGATATAGTTTggttatcaaatttttaaaataaatagacgTAATAACCTTAATTCAATTGTGCTAAATTTTTGTATGTGTCACATAATATTTCAGTTTCACGTTTGAATTGTTTTCACCTTTTGATACCTTCTAATTCAATTGATACCTTTCAGTTCAATTGATActtaacatgtaaaaaaattaatgaaattggATTTAGAAGACTATGTTCATCtacttttaaagtttttaaaaccaaaatatattaatatttgaaaaagagaaagacaaatttcaattttacaacaaatttaaaaaccaaatatatatttaatccttcgtaatacaaattatatcttttatataatataataatttttaaattaaaattaaaatagttaacatatatatatatatatggtattCTGTATTAGCCAAGGCCCACTTAAAGATTCAGCAATCCGAAGTGAACAAAACAAATGGCCCAAGACCAACCTGTAGATTCAGCAATCCGAAATGGCCCACTACTTAAAACCCTGACAACCTGGCACGCTAAGGATCACACACAACATGACAACAAAATCAcgaatatactttttaaaagcGTATTCATAAAGTGGCTAATtgatactttaataattatattacaattaaatatacatgaatataataaattaagtaaCTATTTAAATCCCAATTgctaattacaatttttatttcattcttcAAATAAATCCATAATctgttatttattaaaatatacttcTTAATTTCTCTAAGAGTTATTTAATGTAATCACGACTCCCTCGCTACTTCTTATTTTGTTGTGCGATAAGGGTGACAATAGTTAGAGCATGATAGAAAATAAGAgtgatacttttttattattaataataataataataataaaattttattaaagatgATAGCCTCAACAGTATTgttgataattttaatatatataggGTGTACTTCACggattaaaaaaaactaaacatttttttataaattatgtttttagaaaTTTCTTTCGATTTTCAAGAATCTAAAATTTGATTGAAGGACATAATACAGTTAGCACGTTAAATAGACACATTTAAGACGAGtagtataattaaataagtcGTTTATTTAATCGCGATAAATtgctttttgaaaaattaatttgccGTTCAGTTgagtaatttgttttttttattctaatatcTTActtaagtcaattttttttaatatctaaaacCCCAAAATAGAATTAGTATGtgaattaattatatgtaaaatatatttttaattaggtttTGATTAAAAgactctaataattttttttatattttttatttgagttacttttatttaattttctttcttaattatatgatttgaatgttatttTGCTCTTTCTTGTTTATCTGTGTATTAAAAAGTATGTTGTTATGTGATTATGGTAAAAATGACAggtttaataagttttttttggtgttaatatttgagatatttatttaatgtgatattttatcaattatttttatttatttaattttttattttctcctttttatttatttattgcacTTTCATGACTATCTCCGGATAGAATAGACGATGTGATAAGTAGAAACGAAGCGGGAAGAATTGAAGAAATCTAAAATCACTAACATAGTCACATTTGAAATGATGTCAACATAAATTCAacgaacaaaaatttaatagaatagcccatattaacttattttaaataaaatagaaaattaaattaagacaaaaaaatcaagaatcacatttaataaactTCTTAAATattgaaactaaaaatatataagaatattacgattaatataaaatagctcatactttttattattttctttaaaaatatattagatacaTGCTTTCAATGTCAGTGTTTCACATACCCAGAAAAGCGTCAGTATAATGGAGGAATTATCCCAAACCTCGAATGCAAAATAGAACACAGAATCATTAAACAACAAATACGTCGTAGCTAAAAGCAGAAATCAAACAAATGACAGCGTGTCTCAAAAGGATAACCATTACActttataatcaaatattataaaatatgcatagtttttctttcaatattattttatcatattttaaattttaaaaaatgaataaccCACAACCACTATTCTTCATTTGTGACTGTAGGTTGAACGGGTACAAGTGATCAAGGGAAACCTATGTAGTACTGTACTACGATGTTATTCactttgaaatttgaatttatttttatttttttacaaaatatttaaattatattttattatattttccttttgaaatagattgaaaaaagtgaccatttatgaaatataaatatattcgTCTAAGAAAATCTAATATCATTTTGACCATAAAATCTCAAATTTCATGAGATTTTATGGTGAAATTTCATGACCTTGTtgaggtaattttttttttcacgatctgttttttttaatatgttgatGAATTGTGGAAGTGAAgggtgatttttattttatagaagtTATGAGTTTGTATTTTTACTTATGTTTTTCCAAATTCCTGAATGTTGTAGGGTTATAATTCTTCTGTCGATTTTAGGATAGACAGTGTTTCTTTGCAATCATTCACAAACAAGGAATGGAAGTCacatcaatatcaaagcattgAAAAGGTATCTATTAGTCATTgaataaaaggaagaaaaatattatcaaaacattctaatttatttatacacTTTATCCTATTAGGTGGAATCCATGTGAATCTTATAAGTGAATTTCCTATAGAATCACTGAGTCACATGAATTTTAGTTAACAAGAAAATAAGTTTTCTTCTGTACAATTTATGCTGCATTTATTTACCATTGGagaattaatcattcaataATGACATAAGTTAGATATCTCTTACACAATAAATCCTTAGTAACTCATAGTTACTctaattttaaactattaagtaaaaattaataagaCTGAACTCcctagttttcatttttctcttatatTAAATATGACCGAAAGCTTTATGGCATGCCTTGtactttaaatttttcattgGATTCATCCTTCCAAATtcaaagataataaattatattgcgTATTGTTCTTTGTTTATTGTCTTACTCTTACATTTTAACTTCAAGCAGGTTTTGCTTCCAATCTCagtcaaataataaaaattcagcAAAGGTTGGTCCCACATCGTAATTGAAGTCTTTGCACACTCTTATAACATGCGTTTTGTTAAGGATAACCTTATTTTATTCTCATACTTGAAACATCAGAGAAAACAAGTTTTTCACAACAAAACGCTTATTTCTGTTTGCAGTCGATTATAAATTGACATTCCTATATCAATAATATGCAGTTATTTGGAAATACATGTTTTCAAAAGGcaaaatttaatgttaattaaattaattgcgatgtaaattattatttttaattgagtggATGAGCTGACAGAGATGTGAAAATCAGTCCGATTTTGTTATTGTTAACTGTGACCACACATTAATGGATTTTGTTACCATGATTTTCGATGACCACTCATAATCAAAGAACCAATATCTCTACCTACTCTTTCGGCTTGGTCTCTGAGAAACTCAAGACAGCCACAAAATCATGGCCTAATGTGTTCATTCTCAGTCTCcatctttccattttttttcttccgaTTTCTTAATCCAATGACATAATTTTCTGAGCAAACATGTTAATGTACATTGCTTATATACTACATGATATGATGGAGCAGAAGAAAGGATAAGAGATATAACATACAATATGACAGCTGGCAATAGTCAATGATCAGTAATACACGAGCTCAACTGCACCAGTCCACTTTTTTGCTTTGAGTCTTCCAGTGGCCATTTAATTGCAACACGTGGCAGGTGTTGgagttttttttaacaattttctgATTTCTGCTTTTTGTgaaatttcatttattgttCTTCTCTTTAGCCTTCAATTCGTTCACCAATTTCCTGAGAGGAAAGAGGGGCCTTTGCCTTTGGGAGAGGAAGAAGGGGGGCATGTTCTTTTCTGTCATCTCTCTCTCTGATCAGACAGAAACAGTCAGACACACGCATAATACACATAGATGAAGTAGGGAAATTCTCacacacactctctctctctctcattatTGCTCCAAACCCATTCAGAGTACAGATGGATCTTCGATCATAGCGGTTTTAGCAGCTGGAATCTGCACTTGCACCATGTGTGTTTCTACTGCCACCACTGtagtaaatatattattattttcgaCATAGACATTCAATTCCTGTGAAACAGGAAAAAATTGGAGGAAGTGTTCAAACTTTCTCAGCCACCATCATTCCATTCAAATGGGTGTTGCAATTGCAATGATTCTAAAGAGAAGAGTGCTGGATCCCACCTCCGCCAAGCTCTGAGAATGCTAAATTCCACGAGTGTCAGGAACCCAAGAAAGTAAGTATAAAATTACATGCATGGTTGGTTTTGTTTATGCCAGAACGGatcaaatacaaatataatagaTTAGATTACAGAGATAAAAAAAGAACAGTACTTGTTTTTGTTTGCTTGCAAAGTTGTTCACTTTTGTTTAATAATGTTGCAGCAGTGTAGCAATATATAAATcatagagagaagaaaagaatggttATTTGTGGTCTGCGGGTACTGGGATGATTTCACGTGAGAGTTCTGCCACTGTGTCCGTGAGTGTTGCGAGTGTGGAGGAGTTTCGAGAAACCAAGGGCAGCCCCAGCAAAGGCAACCACTTTAACAACGGTAGGTGTCTCCAATTTGATGGATCCCTTGAGTTTCCAAACAGAGCTCTCTCTTCCATTATTGTTTCCACTGCTATGGTTATTGCTTCATACTTCAAACTTCAATCTCATTTCAAGCTTTTGGGTTAGATGAGTGGTTGAGGACTCTACTCTACTCTACTCCACTCTACCACAAGAATGTCATGACACACGAGTGGATCATAGAAAGAGAGGGTTTTGTCAATGTCAATGGTAGATCTGAAGACTTAAAAGTGAGTGAGTGAAACAGCTAAGAAAACCAAAGATCTGTCTCAACTTCAACCGTTTTTCAGCTGTAATTTATGTACGTCAGTTAACTGTTAACCCTCAAATGCATTAAAGTGTTCAATTGCTCTCATAATGGGAAACCAAAACAGTTGAAATTGGAAATCCTCGTTTGTAACTTCAACTGTGGTTGGTTGGTCCCTAACATGGAGAGATcctatgtttttgtttttctctgtgTCTCCGTGCTTTGTCTCTTCCTGTCCGAACCCACCAGAGCAGAAGACGATTCCCAGCCACTACTCGCTCTCAAATCCTCCATTGACGTTCTCCACAAGCTCCCATGGCGGCAAGGAGCCGACGTGTGCACCTGGAAAGGGGTCAAAGACTGCTTCAACGGAAGAGTCAGAAAGCTCGTTCTGGAACACTCCAACCTAACCGGTTCTCTCGATGACAAGATCTTGAACCGTTTGGACCAGCTCCGAGTCCTCAGCTTCAAAGGAAACTCACTCTCCGGCCAAGTCCCTGACCTCTCCGCCCTGATCAACCTCAAATCGATTTTCCTCAACGACAACAACTTCTCCGGCGAGTTCCCCTCCTCGGTCGCGCTGCTCCACCGCGTCAAAGTCATTGTCCTGTCGCAAAATCACATCTCCGGCGACATTCCAGCGTCGCTTCTGAATCTCCGGCGACTCTACATCCTCTACCTGGAAGACAACGCGTTCACGGGAAGCATCCCGCCTTTCAACCAAACCAGCCTCAGGTATTTGAATGTCTCCAACAACCGACTCTCCGGCGAGATTCCGGTGACCGCCGCACTGATCCGGTTCAATGCCTCGTCGTTTTCGGGCAACCCGGGGCTCTGCGGGGAGAACATCCTCCAACCGTGCAAAAACGGCAGCGTTCCGTCGGCGCCGCCGATAAGCCCCAGCTATCCGCTGATCCCGGGAGGCACCGCGGCGGCGTCGAAGCGGACGTCATCGAACCGCACCAAACTGATAAAGATAATTGGAGGGTGCGTTGGTGGCGTTGTTTTCATACTGTTGTGCATGGTTGTGGTGTGGGCGATTTGCAGGAAGCGGAAGACGAGGGTGGGTTCCGGAACGAGGAGCAAGGGCGGTGGTGACGTGGCAGAAGGGGAGGCTGGTGCGGCGGGGAGTGCGGGAGGCGGCGGCGGCGAGGGCGGGGACAGTGCTAAACAAGGGGGTTTTGCGTGGGAAGGTGAGGGTCTAGGGAAGTTGGTGTTCTGCGGAGGAGGCGATCGCGAGATGAGTTATAGTTTGGAAGATTTGCTGAAAGCGTCGGCGGAGACTTTGGGGAGGGGTATTATCGGAAGTACGTATAAAGCAGTTATGGAATCAGGGTTCATTGTTACTGTTAAGAGGTTGAAGGATGCAAGATACCCTGGTTTGGAAGAATTCAGAGCTCACATTCATGTTCTTGGAAGGCTCACTCACCCTAATCTGGTCCCACTCAGGGCCTATTTTCAGGCTAAAGAAGAACGTCTTCTCGTTTATGATTACTTCCCCAATGGCAGCCTCTTCTCCCTTATTCACGGTATCTATCTCCCACTTAACTTCCATTACACTCATTCCTCAATAACCAATGCCACTCATTAATGCATATTTCCACTCTAACAATAATCTATTTGTCTCACAGGTGTTTGTATAATTGCTCAATTGAAAATAGTGACATGTCTGTATGATTGGTTTAGTGTTTAGTGTGAATGGCTTATTATTTGAAtgataaaactattattataagAATGCAGTTTGCTCCTGAAAAGGGGGGCTGAGAGTGACCTAAAAGAtgattatcttttaataatGGGACCTCCAATTATGCCTTGCACTAAACCTTTCCCTCTCCCTCAGATTTAGTTAAATAAAGACAAAGGTTGCTGCTTTCTCTTTCAAACTGTTTGATGTAATTTCAGACTTTATAAATATGTGTGTGCTCTTAAATTGACAACTCATTTATAGCGTGACCCCCATGTTAGTGTTGTCGCCCTCCACCATGGAAAGATTACTACACAGCTATACAGAGTGGAGTTCGTGTTTTACTGTACTGCCATGTACTTCTACAGTGATCTCAAATCCACTTTAATCGGTGTCAAGTATTTTTTTCTATAGGAATTGCTCGGTGTTAAATTAGGTCATACAGATTTTTAAATCTCATAATTCATTTGTAAATTCTCTCCCTTTCTTCCAGAGTCTATCTATCAGGTCAACACTTTCTGCTCTCACCTACCAGCGGGATTCGTAGATTGGAGAAAGTGGTTAGAACGTTCCCGTGTTCTGTTCTTTTTAAGatggttttgtttttaaaataaaataacacagTTGAATTCCTTTCGTTATGGTAGCTGAAATATACATTTCAGTAATAAGGATTTTTAGGTTACCCGTCGATCTTGAGCATGGCAAATTAGATCTTTTTGTTTTGGAATTGCCCCTTAAAGAATTTAGGAGCCAGCACTAATCCCCTTTCTAGAAGCCCTAATCCTTTTTATGGGAATTCTATTCAAATACGAAGGAAGATGCTGGATAAACAACAGTGTTTGCAACTGTTTAAACTATAAAAGCGGTTACATTATTCTGTGGATATATGAAGATAAGTGTTATCTTCACTTAATGATGTAAAAAGTTGAGCATTTGTGAGAAAAAGTTTAAGCTTTATTATTCCTAGGGAACAACCCCAACTTCAATTATATAAGAATAAGATAATATGCTTTCTTGCAGAGCATTTAACTAATCAAGAAGTCAGCCTTTCTTTATTGTGGAACCATAGTATCCAAGGGTAGAAAGTAGTCAATCATTCCAAGTTGTCATTTTTCCTGGATCCTCACGTGTATTTCTGCTGTCTTAAACTATTGTTTTTCTCATCACATGCATTGTGCTGCTTTATTTTCTAAGCAAATCGTTGTGAACCTTAGTCTTCAAGCAATTACAGTGTTCCATCACTGACTTGTGTCTTGgtaatacaaaatttacatGGTGATAATACTTGCATGAATGTAAAGTAAAGTAAATGGCACAAATGGAGAATCCAAGTGATAATACCAATAAAGTGATGTTATCTTTGAGCTAGCCTCTAGTTATTGAAATTATGCTAGTAAGACTGGCATATATGTTGGATTTAGCTATACTTTATCACCATCGTCATTTTGTTTAAGTGATCTTTCCTAGACATGATTGAAGTTGTTTGTATTTGTTAATTGAGCCTTTTAGAGTTGTCAGAATTTTAAACCAGTAACATTCTAGTGGCATCACATTTCACTGTGCATGGAATTAAAGAACACCACTTATACAATTTCCAAATGCTAAGAACTAAACTGAAACTTTCTGCATATTAACATCACTATCAAACCAATGATTGACAGAAGAGCTGTTGCGATGACTATAATGCAGGATCAAAAACATCCGGCGGGGGAAAACCTCTTCACTGGACATCCTGCCTTAAGATTGCCGAAGATCTAGCAACAGGCCTGCTCTATATCCACCAGAACCCCGGCATGACACATGGAAACCTAAAATCTTCTAATGTGTTGCTTGGTTCTGATTTTGAGTCATGTCTTACTGATTATGGTCTAACTGTTTTTCTAAATCCTGACTCAATGGACGAGCCCAGTGCCACATCTTTATTCTACAGAGCACCTGAATGCCGCAACTTTCAAAGGTCACAAACTCAACCAGCTGATGTATACAGCTTTGGGGTCCTTGTTCTAGAGCTCTTAACTGGCAAAACACCCTTCCAAGACCTTGTTCAGACGTATGGTTCAGACATACCTAGGTGGGTCCGGTCAGTGCGCGAAGAAGAGACAGAGTCCGGTGATGATCCTGCCTCAGGCAATGAAGCATCAGAAGAGAAGCTTCAGGCTCTTCTGAACATTGCCATGGCATGTGTTTCACTGGTGCCAGAGAACAGGCCTACAATGAGAGAGGTTTTAAAGATGATAAGAGATGCAAGAGGGGAGGCGCATGTCTCATCTAACAGTAGTGATCATTCTCCTGGAAGATGGTCAGATACTGTTCAAAGCTTTCCAAGGGAAGAACACCAGAGCATATGATTGGTAACTTTTTTGATAGCTTCATAGTTTGAAACTATGCATTCTGATTTTTCCTGAATTGGTCATTGATTCCATGCATAAACTAGGTGATACGAAAATCATGCGGTAAAGACCTACATTTTAATCTCTTGCTTTGTGAGTAAATGCATTTTAAAGGTAATCAATGGATTCATTTGTAGAGTCATCAAATATTCACCTTGTCTAAGATTTGCACGAcagttattttagttttagataAGTTCTTTTTCAAAAGTTAGTCTTGTAAAACAAACTTTCCCATAAAAACATGGGGTTCAGATTAGTTTAGACCCGTAAGTAagttaattatttcaaattgaaCTCTATTAACTTTTTATCTCAAGGAACATCGATGCTAAAATCTAGCTTTGCCTTTTTGTTCAAGCATAAATGTGTCAGTCCCGAATTGATGGTTGTGACTTGTGAGGTTGTCGATAAACGGCTTTGGAATTTTTAGAAAACTCCCTAGTAGTGCaccaatattttcaaatttggataaagtagaaaaattcatatattagaAAAACACCCAATATTACAAGGTATGTATTTTCAtcaattaatagttttaaattgaagttaaaataGTTGTACAAAAAATTGTAagtataaagaaaagaaaagaaaataaatttaacaacacTAAAGACATTAGTATACAGGGGTGAAGcattatatatatgatttactACCCAGTAGAtacagttcatctaattggttaacctttaaatttattacaatatGTGATTATAAATTGGCAAACTTTAAAGAACAGTGAACGATAAAATTTGAAGCTTGAGAAAGAAGGCTCGAGTACGTGGTGCTCTCAAGTTGGCTTAAGTAATTAAATTGcaaaatatgaattataaacGAGAAAATGTAGGGTATGCTTGATTCTTTTCTCATCTTTAaagatgtattttttaattatacattcCATTACattgtgttttaaaaaaatgaattttgaaaactttgtaatttaaagtaatttatatttaacttaaaacaACTCGCGCgtgtgataattttttatacatgcGAGAAGAAAAGTGAGAAAAAAGCAGTTTTGAGATTGATGTGAGCATAAAAATAAAGGGTGATTTAGTTGGtgtgtttatatgatttatGGATGAATGGATGGCGTGTCTTTGAAGTGGGTCACCTGTCACTAACCTGGAGAATTAATTAAGTCACAACTAATCAAATCAAAACTTTGTCATAATCCATTAATTGCAGTTTGGTGTAAAGCTCAATTACATTCTTTTACTTTCTTCATGCTTTCATTAGTCTGAATCCcataatcttattattattattatttattattatttcttcattcttatGGGATGCAGTTAACAAGGATGAAggttaattgaataattaatgaattttttaaaattgaattatactttaattgaaataaataagtCATACATTCAAGAAGTGAATTTCCAACACACCTTTTTCACTCTCacatcatattaaaaaatgagttttaattttaatttaatctcataaaattaatttgaaagcTGAGATTTGCACTTATtgtaaattaactttatctCTAATGGAAAACTTTTAACAATTCTTTAGttagatatattttaagatttcaatttaaattagatCCACCACTCTTATAATTACAAACTATCAATTTTCAGAAAGTAATGAATTATTATGtgattaaaaatgatttaaatctTTTCTAGTAACGTCTATACgaatatttgttaattttcattttttttacattttctaacCATTACTTGGAGCTTACAATTACTTTTGTATATATTAGTattgatattataatatttaatgtcTCATCTTCAACAAAtacacaaaatttaatacatatttatatattaatttaatacgtaaattttttacatttatttaatattttttatttatttttttaaaaaatataaaagtttatttcttatgatcattttatttttatataatatatcaaatgagttataaaaaaaatatgcaaaaaaatttatataatatttcaagttaattattcaattaagtaatatatttaataaatctaTGAAGAATATAAtcacttataatattttaatatgctACTGGGTTAAATTAagtatatacaatttttaatcatcttattttgaaatattttttgttgttttaattactttaattaataatttttttatttatgaatatgaCGAAAAATAGAGATAAAAGACGATAGGGATCTAAAACTAACAAATAGCTTTTCATATGACTAAGAAAAAGTAACATTTATAGATACCAAttacatttcaaattttttttaatcttcagtggatttgacttttttttatttgattttaatggTTTTTCAgacaaaataattgataataaaaatattttaaaataaattagtgagcttatgtgtgtgtgtgtgtgtgtatatatatatatatatatatatatatatatatatatatatatatatatatatatatatatatatatatatatatatatatatatatatatatatatatatatatgaaataatgattttaaatagTGTTAAAAATCTGaggtataatttatttatttatgtttaaaaatcataaatgtcatataaaatgaaacaaatgCAATACTAGTCAAAATTGATGTGTTATTTATGTAACAATTTATACATCCTTATTATGACTATCTATCTCCATCACctgatttattatatttcacgtctctttctatttttattcttaaaagtttatgtttgaataatatttctttaaaatttattaaattataaaatcatgaataaaaattatttggtaAAAATATCTCAAGAgaccatatttttttaaataattttattgaatgatAGAATGTCAAGATTCAGACATAATATTTCAAGGTTAACTTGTACTGTTTATCAATAATGGAAGTTTCACCTTAATAACtcgtaaaaaattaaaataaaaatatccatgaagtaaaaattttcattgaaaaatagTATAGTATACACATATctatcaaatttaatattcttatGGTTTCTAATATCAATGTTAAATTCAACGAGTTGACATAAAGCATATGATTCATGTTCCTAAAACGAAGAATTTATTGGAGTAAGAATATTAaactttgaataaaaattattttatttattattataattttatttgtcatcattatataaaaaaaagaaaatagcatataatatcataattgaatacatttattaaaaaacttgAAATCCATTTAATTTTAGGAAATCTAAAGCAGCATCATGGTATCATTTATCTTAATTTCCATATTATGTTGCTTTGGATACAAAGGAAGCAAAAGCAAAGCCTTCTAGAATCATCTTCATGCCATCAACTTTTGCTCTTACCTAAACCCATTCTTCAGTGAACCTTGCGTTTTGCATacgaaatttattatttattaatatatttctgCTATGGATTATATTCACCCACagcaagtttttatttttttaaaatagaatttgtaattttctgataaaaatcacaattaatattaaaatcactTACACGATAGATAATAAAGAGAGAAcgcatattaaaatatataaaaaatacttt
The Vigna angularis cultivar LongXiaoDou No.4 chromosome 5, ASM1680809v1, whole genome shotgun sequence genome window above contains:
- the LOC108340586 gene encoding inactive leucine-rich repeat receptor-like serine/threonine-protein kinase At1g60630; its protein translation is MERSYVFVFLCVSVLCLFLSEPTRAEDDSQPLLALKSSIDVLHKLPWRQGADVCTWKGVKDCFNGRVRKLVLEHSNLTGSLDDKILNRLDQLRVLSFKGNSLSGQVPDLSALINLKSIFLNDNNFSGEFPSSVALLHRVKVIVLSQNHISGDIPASLLNLRRLYILYLEDNAFTGSIPPFNQTSLRYLNVSNNRLSGEIPVTAALIRFNASSFSGNPGLCGENILQPCKNGSVPSAPPISPSYPLIPGGTAAASKRTSSNRTKLIKIIGGCVGGVVFILLCMVVVWAICRKRKTRVGSGTRSKGGGDVAEGEAGAAGSAGGGGGEGGDSAKQGGFAWEGEGLGKLVFCGGGDREMSYSLEDLLKASAETLGRGIIGSTYKAVMESGFIVTVKRLKDARYPGLEEFRAHIHVLGRLTHPNLVPLRAYFQAKEERLLVYDYFPNGSLFSLIHGSKTSGGGKPLHWTSCLKIAEDLATGLLYIHQNPGMTHGNLKSSNVLLGSDFESCLTDYGLTVFLNPDSMDEPSATSLFYRAPECRNFQRSQTQPADVYSFGVLVLELLTGKTPFQDLVQTYGSDIPRWVRSVREEETESGDDPASGNEASEEKLQALLNIAMACVSLVPENRPTMREVLKMIRDARGEAHVSSNSSDHSPGRWSDTVQSFPREEHQSI